A region of Streptomyces sp. WMMC500 DNA encodes the following proteins:
- a CDS encoding DUF397 domain-containing protein: MTAWNDRFDLSDARWRKTSYSDSDMTACLEVADGFHVTLVPVRDSKDPHGPALVFTADAWEAFVDGVKSGDFGA; the protein is encoded by the coding sequence ATGACCGCATGGAACGACCGGTTCGACCTGAGCGACGCCCGGTGGCGCAAGACCAGTTACAGCGACTCCGACATGACCGCCTGCCTGGAGGTGGCCGACGGCTTCCACGTCACCCTGGTCCCGGTGCGCGACAGCAAGGACCCGCACGGCCCCGCCCTGGTCTTCACCGCGGACGCCTGGGAGGCGTTCGTCGACGGCGTCAAGTCCGGGGACTTCGGGGCGTAA
- a CDS encoding exonuclease domain-containing protein, whose amino-acid sequence MGWYGELLVGFDLETTGTDPGEARIVSAAVVEAVRGVPARRREWLADPGVPVPPETTAIHGITDERATIHGRPAAEVADEVADALAAHWARGVPVVAYNATFDLTLLAAELRRHGLASMRERLGGGEEGPVIDPYAMDRTVDPFREGKRTLEAVCVEYGVVLGRAHDAAEDALAAVRLAVAIAERYGDVASAGAWDLHRGQEGWHAERAEGYRQWLARQSRGPAAETTAPAADATAPEAEPVPKRGFGPDGAVA is encoded by the coding sequence ATGGGGTGGTACGGGGAGCTGCTGGTCGGCTTCGACCTGGAAACGACCGGGACGGACCCGGGGGAGGCGCGGATCGTCTCCGCCGCCGTCGTGGAGGCAGTCCGCGGCGTGCCGGCGCGCAGGCGGGAGTGGTTGGCCGACCCCGGCGTTCCGGTGCCACCGGAGACGACCGCGATCCACGGGATCACCGACGAACGGGCGACGATCCACGGACGGCCGGCGGCGGAGGTCGCGGACGAGGTGGCGGACGCGCTGGCGGCGCACTGGGCGCGCGGCGTGCCCGTCGTCGCGTACAACGCCACGTTCGACCTGACGCTGCTGGCCGCGGAGTTGCGCCGCCACGGGCTCGCCTCGATGCGCGAGCGGCTGGGCGGCGGGGAGGAGGGACCGGTGATCGATCCGTACGCGATGGACAGGACGGTGGATCCGTTCCGGGAGGGCAAGAGGACGCTGGAGGCGGTCTGTGTGGAGTACGGGGTGGTGCTCGGCCGGGCGCACGACGCCGCGGAGGACGCGCTGGCGGCGGTCCGGCTGGCGGTGGCGATAGCCGAGCGGTACGGAGACGTGGCGTCGGCCGGCGCGTGGGACCTGCACCGCGGCCAGGAGGGCTGGCACGCGGAGCGGGCGGAGGGCTACCGCCAGTGGCTGGCCCGCCAGTCCCGCGGCCCGGCGGCGGAGACGACGGCCCCGGCGGCGGACGCGACCGCCCCGGAGGCGGAGCCGGTCCCCAA
- a CDS encoding 3'-5' exonuclease — protein MATQLLDRVLVVDVEATCWEGEPPAGMAPEIIEIGLCELDVPTGERVSRRSVLVRPERSEVSAFCTRLTTLTPEQVAAGVPFAEACALLRREYGSRQRVWASWGDYDRRQFERQCTAAGVAYPFGRRHVNAKTLYALAHGLGREPGMAEALAHAGRELEGTHHRGVDDAWNIAALLAGILLAVRPPPG, from the coding sequence ATGGCCACGCAACTCCTCGACCGCGTTCTCGTCGTCGACGTCGAAGCCACCTGCTGGGAGGGCGAGCCGCCCGCCGGGATGGCCCCGGAGATCATCGAGATCGGACTCTGCGAGCTGGACGTGCCCACCGGTGAACGGGTGTCGCGGCGGTCGGTGCTGGTGCGGCCCGAGCGCTCCGAGGTGAGCGCCTTCTGCACCCGGCTGACCACGCTCACCCCCGAACAGGTCGCGGCCGGCGTCCCGTTCGCCGAGGCGTGCGCGCTGCTGCGGCGCGAGTACGGGTCGCGGCAGCGGGTCTGGGCGAGCTGGGGGGACTACGACCGGCGGCAGTTCGAACGGCAGTGCACGGCCGCGGGCGTCGCATACCCCTTCGGCAGGCGGCACGTGAACGCCAAGACGCTCTACGCGCTCGCCCACGGCCTCGGCCGCGAGCCGGGGATGGCCGAGGCGCTGGCACACGCCGGGCGCGAGCTGGAGGGCACCCACCACCGTGGCGTGGACGACGCGTGGAACATCGCCGCGCTGCTCGCGGGGATCCTGCTCGCCGTCCGCCCTCCGCCCGGGTGA
- a CDS encoding trypsin-like serine protease, which produces MYAAAQARTPEGPPSTKIIGGGYAQSGPWAARLFSNGRQTCSASIIAPTWILTAKHCVGGGGLSFRIGSLDQTSGGTLANGVQTYTHSSDLALVRIDRSVSTTYATLGQPGSVTVGQNVQVYGWGATSQCGSEINCQSQYLKVANVTVTGGCGDAYGGNAICARRGDGITAGGDSGGPMMANGVQVGVASTSDRQTTTAYTNVTRYRSWIQSIAGV; this is translated from the coding sequence GTGTACGCGGCGGCCCAGGCCCGTACGCCCGAAGGGCCGCCGTCCACGAAGATCATCGGCGGCGGCTACGCCCAGAGCGGCCCGTGGGCCGCGCGGCTGTTCTCCAACGGCCGCCAGACGTGCAGCGCGTCGATCATCGCGCCCACCTGGATCCTCACCGCCAAGCACTGCGTCGGCGGCGGCGGGCTCTCCTTCCGCATCGGCAGCCTCGACCAGACCAGCGGCGGCACCCTCGCCAACGGCGTGCAGACCTACACCCACTCCTCCGACCTGGCGCTGGTCCGGATCGACCGGTCCGTCTCCACCACGTACGCCACGCTCGGCCAGCCCGGCTCGGTGACGGTCGGCCAGAACGTCCAGGTCTACGGGTGGGGCGCCACCTCGCAGTGCGGCTCCGAGATCAACTGCCAGTCCCAGTACCTGAAGGTCGCCAACGTCACCGTCACCGGCGGCTGCGGTGACGCCTACGGCGGCAACGCCATCTGCGCCCGGCGCGGCGACGGCATCACCGCCGGCGGCGACTCCGGCGGGCCGATGATGGCGAACGGCGTCCAGGTCGGCGTCGCGTCCACCAGCGACCGGCAGACCACCACCGCGTACACGAACGTCACGCGGTACCGCTCCTGGATCCAGTCCATCGCCGGTGTCTGA
- a CDS encoding SAV2148 family HEPN domain-containing protein: MPPAGGPEDEGRGGGGSTEPPPGAPPPPGTVSLARPMEIGAEIGWGEDDWDEVRTRAARAGRAYIWLNVVEQRLRSVVASVLRPVYEPVHGEEWVVAAAGPAGQEWVQRAVAVREVSRRKGYLLDPADDNVISFLTLPQLRELMVQHWPCFEPYLDDRRDLELALDELEVARNVVSRNRALSGTVLAQAERAASRLLRLLGADDQPPSADRMPVDAVEDLVGDRYADVVGVHPDRVGLQRALPAEDLFGGARRLDAIGIGLNLLVQNYSGRRLGRLAESGCRIRLLFLNPASSTVRRRERELGMKRGELARAVETNIIHMRRVRSRLRPQSGGDPAGAFDIRVFDETPRFTAYLINGDRPDGLGVVQTYLRRARGAEAPALVLRAARRELVHGEGGGEPGLFEVYREEFESFWTDARPVS; the protein is encoded by the coding sequence CTGCCCCCGGCAGGCGGTCCTGAGGATGAGGGCCGCGGGGGCGGCGGCTCGACCGAGCCGCCACCGGGCGCGCCACCGCCGCCCGGGACGGTGTCGCTGGCCCGGCCGATGGAGATCGGCGCGGAGATCGGCTGGGGCGAGGACGACTGGGACGAGGTGCGCACCCGCGCGGCGCGCGCGGGACGGGCGTACATCTGGCTGAACGTCGTCGAGCAGCGGCTGCGCTCCGTCGTCGCCTCGGTGCTGCGGCCCGTCTACGAGCCGGTGCACGGCGAGGAGTGGGTCGTCGCCGCGGCGGGGCCGGCGGGCCAGGAGTGGGTGCAGCGGGCGGTCGCGGTGCGGGAGGTCAGCCGGCGCAAGGGCTACCTGCTCGACCCCGCAGACGACAACGTCATCAGTTTCCTGACGCTGCCGCAGTTGCGCGAGTTGATGGTGCAGCACTGGCCGTGCTTCGAGCCCTACCTCGACGACCGGCGCGACCTGGAACTGGCGCTCGACGAGCTGGAGGTCGCCCGCAACGTCGTCTCCCGCAACCGCGCCCTGTCCGGCACCGTGCTGGCGCAGGCCGAGCGCGCCGCGAGCCGGCTGCTGCGCCTCCTCGGCGCCGACGACCAGCCGCCGTCAGCGGACCGGATGCCCGTCGACGCGGTGGAGGACCTGGTCGGCGACCGGTACGCGGACGTGGTCGGCGTCCACCCCGACCGGGTCGGGCTGCAGCGCGCGCTGCCCGCGGAGGATCTCTTCGGAGGCGCCCGGCGGCTGGACGCGATCGGCATCGGGCTCAACCTGCTGGTGCAGAACTACTCCGGCCGCCGCCTGGGCCGGCTCGCGGAGAGCGGCTGCCGCATCCGGCTGCTCTTCCTCAACCCGGCGAGCAGCACGGTGCGCCGGCGGGAGCGCGAACTGGGCATGAAGCGGGGCGAGCTGGCGCGGGCGGTGGAGACGAACATCATCCACATGCGCCGCGTACGGTCCAGGCTGCGCCCGCAGAGCGGCGGGGACCCGGCGGGGGCGTTCGACATCCGGGTCTTCGACGAGACGCCGCGGTTCACGGCGTACCTGATCAACGGCGACCGGCCGGACGGGCTCGGCGTGGTGCAGACGTACCTGCGGCGGGCGCGCGGCGCGGAGGCGCCGGCGCTGGTGCTGCGGGCGGCGCGGCGGGAGCTGGTGCACGGCGAGGGCGGCGGCGAGCCGGGGCTCTTCGAGGTGTACCGGGAGGAGTTCGAGAGCTTCTGGACGGACGCGCGCCCGGTCTCCTGA